A stretch of DNA from Halorubrum sp. BOL3-1:
GGGACCGTCGCGCTCGACGGGACCGACGCGTGGGTCCGCTCCGAGTCCGAGCGGCTCGCCCTGCGTCGCCGGATCGGGATGGTGTTCCAGGCGGCGAACCTCTTCGACGCCTCCGTCGCGCGCAACGTCGAGTACGGGCTCCGGGTCCGCCGGTCGTGGGTTGACCGGCTCGGGTCGCTGCTGGGGGCGAACAAACTGCCCGACATGGTCCGGGACGCGCTCGACGTCGTCGGACTGGCGGACGCGACGCGCCGCCACGCCGATTCGCTGTCCGGCGGCGAGGCCCAGCGCGTGTCGTTCGCCCGCGCGCTGGCGTACGAGCCGGACGCCCTCCTCCTCGACGAGCCGACCTCCGATCTGGACCCCCGCAACACGGCCGTCATCGAGGAGGCGATCGGCGAGGCGCGAGACCGGGGAATCGGCGTCGCGATCGCGACCCACGACATGCACCAAGCCGAGCGCGTCGCGGACCGCGTCGCGGTGCTGCTCGACGACGGGATCACCGAGGTCGGACCCACGGAGCGGGTCTTCGAGGACCCGGCCGACGAGCGCACCCGGAAATTTATCTCCGGGGAGCTGGTGTACTGAGCCGGAACTGCGTATCTTGGCCTTGTTGAAATCCCCTGTAGTTGATAATTTCACGGCCTCGATCGCTCAGTACAGGTGACGCAGTGATCGATCTGCTGAGTCAGTGCGGTGGCGCGTGCCTGCGAGGCCGCACCGCGGCCGAGTAGCACGCGCGAGGGACGCGGTGAGCGCTCGCAGAGCGCGAACCGCGAGGCTGGGGAGGTGTGAGGTGCTGTGCGGGGTGGGAATCGAAGGGGCTGGGGCTTCGGAAGTGTTCACCGCACCAGCATTGACATCCTCCTCCGCGTGAACGCGGAGGAACCCGAGCGGTGGAAGTTTCGGGTTTACAACCACGGAAGCCGCCACTTTGCGGGAATCCGTCTAACCCAGTCATCGTGGTCGGTGGCTGACTGGCGTTAACGAGAACAAAGTTCTCGTTCGCACAGCGGAAATCTTTGATTTCTGAGGACGGTGCCAAACCGCCGGTGCTCCTGTCCACAGCGTCGGTGACTCTCGTCTGTTGTTTTTGCCAGCAGAGAGTCGCTGACGCGTCAGTAGATTCAGCGTTATCTTCGGGCGTGCTCGACCGACAGGTACCAGACGAACCCTTCGAGGATTCGCGTTCACCACGTCGGCGTTTCGGATACTGCCTCATTGAACGGCGGCGAGGCCGCCTCCGAAGGCCGTTCGCAATCCGCTCCGTTCCGTCCCGACCGTACTCTCGTAAGCCAGTTCTTGTCAGTTGAAGATGTGGATTGGAAACTCTGACTGTGCTATCGGTAGTGGATTGGTTCTCTTGTCGTCGGATTCATCCTGCGGCTAAAGCCCCAAGTATTCTCCTTACTCTTTATAAATAGACTCTCGCCCGCTTGCGATCTCTCCGTCACTTCTCGCGTTCTCAGATACGTTCGAGGAACGTCCGGAGTTCGGCGACTGCTGCGTCGAACTCGTCCCGAAACACGTAGTGACCGGCGTCAGGGACGTGAACGATTCGCCCGGAACGAAGTGTCTCGACCGCATCGATATCCGTCACCCGTTGTTCGATGTCGCTATCGCGACGCAAAACGAGAGTCGGTGCCGTGATCTCTTCGAACGCTCCTGCGAGTGGTGGCTGTCCGTGTCGGGAGATGTTCGCGATAGCGGGGTCGCATTCGTCCGTCGCCACCGCGAGACGGCGGGCGTGCTCGTCGCCGAGACCGTCGTACTGATCCCGTATGCGCTCCTCAATGCTCAGTTCTTTCCCCTCCGCTAACCGCTGTCTGACGATCTCGGCCCGCCGTTCGGGGTCTATCTCTGGGGTGCCGTCGACCCCGACGGGGTCCACGAGGACGATTCCTCGCGGCAGGCTCGGGTGTCTCGCTGCGGTCCACGCAACAGTCGCTGCACCGATTGAGTGGCCAAATAATATGGGATCCGCAATGTCAAGAGCGTCAAGGAGACCACAGAGGTCCGCGACCCGATCGTCGATAGCGTATCCGGACTCGGGTGCGTCCGACCTGCCGTGCCCGCGGGCGTCGTATGCTACGACCCCGTACTCGTCTGTGAGTTCGTCGGCGAGGGAGACCCATCGCCGACCGTTGTCGTAGAGTCCGTGCGCCATTACTAACGTCGGCCCCGTCCCTGCCCGGTAGTACTGTAAGTCAATGT
This window harbors:
- a CDS encoding amino acid ABC transporter ATP-binding protein produces the protein MLRATDVSASYGDEIVLRDLSVEVDAGEVVAVIGPSGVGKTTLLRLLGLSVEPDDGTVALDGTDAWVRSESERLALRRRIGMVFQAANLFDASVARNVEYGLRVRRSWVDRLGSLLGANKLPDMVRDALDVVGLADATRRHADSLSGGEAQRVSFARALAYEPDALLLDEPTSDLDPRNTAVIEEAIGEARDRGIGVAIATHDMHQAERVADRVAVLLDDGITEVGPTERVFEDPADERTRKFISGELVY
- a CDS encoding alpha/beta fold hydrolase, translating into MAHGLYDNGRRWVSLADELTDEYGVVAYDARGHGRSDAPESGYAIDDRVADLCGLLDALDIADPILFGHSIGAATVAWTAARHPSLPRGIVLVDPVGVDGTPEIDPERRAEIVRQRLAEGKELSIEERIRDQYDGLGDEHARRLAVATDECDPAIANISRHGQPPLAGAFEEITAPTLVLRRDSDIEQRVTDIDAVETLRSGRIVHVPDAGHYVFRDEFDAAVAELRTFLERI